From a single Lewinella sp. LCG006 genomic region:
- a CDS encoding DUF1801 domain-containing protein: MKTEAITPDNYIEQLPEDRQAAMQQLRTTIQQNIPAGFEETMNYGMIGYVVPHSAYPAGYHCDTKLPLPFMNIASQKNFIALYHMGIYANPELMEWFVAEYPKHNKRKLDMGKSCIRFKKVEEIPYALIAELAQKMTMQEWIELYEANYKR, translated from the coding sequence ATGAAGACCGAAGCCATCACCCCCGATAATTATATCGAACAACTGCCCGAAGATCGCCAAGCGGCGATGCAGCAACTACGTACTACGATCCAGCAAAATATTCCTGCTGGTTTTGAGGAAACCATGAACTACGGAATGATCGGCTACGTAGTGCCTCACTCGGCCTACCCTGCTGGTTATCACTGCGATACCAAACTACCGCTGCCTTTCATGAACATCGCTTCCCAAAAGAACTTCATCGCGCTCTACCACATGGGCATCTACGCCAATCCTGAACTTATGGAGTGGTTTGTAGCCGAATATCCCAAACACAATAAGCGAAAGCTCGACATGGGAAAAAGCTGTATCCGATTTAAAAAGGTGGAAGAAATCCCCTACGCACTGATTGCGGAGCTGGCACAGAAAATGACCATGCAGGAATGGATTGAGCTTTATGAAGCTAATTATAAGCGGTAA
- a CDS encoding DUF1761 domain-containing protein — MGNKTNWLAIIAAAVAGMGLGFLFYGALFQDIWMAGNGLTQGATEMEMLRYGEKVDVSALPMIINTVAMFIYALIMNWLIGKTSMTSWAGGATLGAAVGFIVFLNTYVSNRFAANPTSLSMVDGGYAFLLFIAMGAIIGGWRKS; from the coding sequence ATGGGAAACAAAACGAACTGGTTGGCCATCATTGCCGCCGCAGTAGCAGGCATGGGCCTCGGATTTTTATTTTACGGAGCCTTGTTTCAGGACATCTGGATGGCAGGCAATGGCTTGACACAGGGAGCAACAGAAATGGAAATGTTGCGCTACGGTGAGAAAGTAGATGTAAGTGCGCTGCCGATGATCATCAACACAGTAGCCATGTTTATCTACGCCCTGATCATGAACTGGCTCATCGGAAAAACCAGCATGACCAGCTGGGCCGGTGGTGCTACCCTCGGTGCTGCCGTAGGCTTCATCGTGTTCCTGAACACCTATGTAAGCAATCGTTTCGCTGCTAATCCTACTTCCTTGTCGATGGTTGATGGAGGTTATGCTTTTCTGCTTTTCATCGCCATGGGTGCGATCATTGGTGGTTGGCGGAAGTCTTAG
- a CDS encoding VOC family protein, producing MRQHIARIALVVADYDDAIAFYTQKLKFELLEDTQLTPEKRWVVVAPPGGKECALLLARAANEEQRKSIGNQTGGRVFLFLYTDDFWRDFENMKAEGIEFVRGPVEEPYGTVAVFKDLYGNLWDFIQPKG from the coding sequence ATGCGCCAACATATTGCCCGGATTGCGCTGGTGGTAGCCGATTACGATGACGCGATAGCTTTCTATACCCAAAAGCTGAAGTTTGAACTTTTGGAAGATACCCAGCTGACGCCGGAAAAACGCTGGGTGGTGGTCGCGCCTCCTGGTGGCAAGGAATGTGCCCTGCTGTTGGCCAGAGCGGCCAATGAGGAGCAGCGGAAATCCATCGGCAACCAGACCGGCGGCCGGGTGTTCCTCTTTCTGTATACCGATGATTTTTGGCGGGATTTCGAAAACATGAAAGCCGAAGGCATTGAATTTGTGCGTGGGCCGGTAGAAGAACCCTACGGCACCGTAGCCGTTTTCAAAGACTTGTACGGCAACCTGTGGGATTTTATTCAGCCTAAGGGGTAG